In a single window of the Nocardiopsis composta genome:
- a CDS encoding serine/threonine-protein kinase, which produces MSDPQPLDPADPREIGRYRLLGRLGEGGQGVVYLGEAPDGARAAVKTLNPAGMRDPGLRDRFVREAAAARQVASFCTAAVLDADFSASPPYIASEYVEGPSLGEVVRDGGPVSGGDLDRLAVNIATALVAVHEAGIVHRDLKPDNVLLAAGGARVIDFGVAQVPQAQGERTHTSIGTPAFMAPEQIGGEGIGPHTDVFAWGSVVAFAATGRPPFAGRTVAEVLNRVVNAAPDLDGLPERLRGPVTAALNKNPARRPSSQDLLMELLGRRTAPPAAPSAAGAAGATVPVAGAAAPTRAAPAEPPAKRRWPAVAAVLALLAAAAAGAFLLARGLGGDGAGPEGREAAEGTAEAAPDSESSPSAPPPSPESTGEPMPVPEFTADYAADWEGAVDGVLWTLQVDEGDRTASLENEDDDDCFYELSVVEGSTDPAEGLTADVTGTGRGEECTTAPADTARITLEDGILTVALDDAGTSALALRMRPEAD; this is translated from the coding sequence GTGAGCGATCCACAGCCGCTCGACCCGGCCGACCCCCGGGAGATCGGACGGTACCGCCTCCTCGGCCGGCTCGGCGAGGGCGGCCAGGGCGTCGTCTACCTCGGCGAGGCCCCGGACGGCGCGCGTGCGGCGGTCAAGACGCTGAACCCGGCGGGCATGCGCGACCCCGGGCTGCGCGACCGGTTCGTCCGGGAGGCCGCGGCGGCCCGCCAGGTCGCCTCGTTCTGCACCGCGGCCGTGCTGGACGCCGACTTCTCCGCCTCCCCGCCCTACATCGCCAGCGAGTACGTGGAGGGGCCGTCGCTCGGCGAGGTGGTGCGCGACGGCGGCCCGGTCTCCGGCGGCGACCTGGACCGGCTCGCGGTGAACATCGCCACCGCCCTGGTGGCGGTGCACGAGGCCGGGATCGTCCACCGCGACCTCAAACCCGACAACGTGCTGCTGGCCGCGGGCGGGGCGCGGGTGATCGACTTCGGCGTCGCCCAGGTCCCGCAGGCGCAGGGGGAGCGCACGCACACCTCCATCGGCACCCCCGCGTTCATGGCCCCCGAGCAGATCGGCGGGGAGGGCATCGGCCCGCACACCGACGTGTTCGCCTGGGGGAGCGTGGTGGCGTTCGCCGCGACCGGCAGGCCGCCGTTCGCCGGGCGGACCGTCGCCGAGGTGCTGAACCGGGTGGTCAACGCCGCCCCCGACCTGGACGGCCTGCCGGAGCGGCTGCGCGGACCGGTCACCGCCGCGCTGAACAAGAACCCGGCCCGCCGGCCGTCCTCGCAGGACCTGCTGATGGAGCTGCTCGGCCGGAGGACGGCACCGCCGGCGGCGCCGTCCGCGGCGGGGGCCGCCGGCGCCACGGTCCCGGTCGCCGGGGCGGCCGCACCCACCCGGGCGGCCCCGGCCGAGCCGCCCGCCAAGCGGCGCTGGCCCGCGGTCGCCGCCGTGCTGGCCCTGCTCGCCGCCGCGGCGGCCGGCGCCTTCCTCCTGGCCCGCGGCCTCGGCGGCGACGGAGCCGGCCCGGAGGGGCGGGAGGCCGCCGAGGGCACCGCGGAGGCGGCACCGGACTCGGAGTCCTCCCCGTCCGCGCCGCCGCCCTCGCCGGAGTCCACCGGCGAGCCGATGCCGGTCCCCGAGTTCACCGCCGACTACGCGGCGGACTGGGAGGGCGCGGTCGACGGGGTGCTGTGGACGCTCCAGGTCGACGAGGGCGACCGCACCGCCTCCCTGGAGAACGAGGACGATGACGACTGCTTCTACGAGCTCTCCGTGGTCGAGGGGAGCACCGACCCGGCCGAAGGGCTGACCGCCGACGTCACCGGGACGGGCCGGGGCGAGGAGTGCACCACCGCCCCGGCCGACACCGCCCGGATCACCCTGGAGGACGGCATCCTCACCGTCGCCCTGGACGACGCCGGCACCTCCGCCCTCGCCCTGCGGATGCGCCCCGAGGCCGACTG
- a CDS encoding LCP family protein, with protein sequence MPRKRPSSRGSTRGHAAARRAISPRRIIALVSTCLLICSLLTAYGVYWNIYNKINQQSIDLDPFGDRPTRVDGVLNIMLIGSDVRSGDNADYGDAEGERPDTLAIAHISPEKGRATIVNIPRDSVVDMPACEPTDDKPGQDAHTAMIGEAMNNGGVQCLWGTVEQLTNVHIDHFVSVDFVGFKEMVDALGGVTMCIPEPIQDEKAGHLNLEAGEQTLDGEEALGYVRSRKGQGDGSDLSRIDRQQDFMGAMLQEVVNGDVLSSPGTLNSFLGSVADSLSTDDGLTVSTMGDIAVAMREVDLGDIEFVTVPNGPHPADPNRVAWSEPKSTQLWQSVASDEISDGKDDEGGGKGKGDKTPKVEPSTVSVEVLNGTDTPGLADEVSTGLAGMGFLPAGTGNPLGEAPEKSTVYHPPGKEAEAKAVASKLNSATTEENPALTDTLQLVVAYDWNGFKSSGGGGGADVEGKSAADAKTAC encoded by the coding sequence ATGCCAAGAAAACGCCCCTCCTCACGCGGCTCCACGCGGGGTCACGCCGCAGCGCGGCGGGCGATCTCGCCTCGCCGCATCATCGCCCTCGTCTCCACCTGCCTGCTGATCTGCAGCCTGCTGACCGCCTACGGCGTCTACTGGAACATCTACAACAAGATCAACCAGCAGAGCATCGACCTCGACCCGTTCGGCGACCGCCCCACCCGGGTCGACGGCGTCCTCAACATCATGCTGATCGGCTCCGACGTGCGCAGCGGCGACAACGCCGACTACGGCGACGCCGAGGGCGAGCGCCCGGACACCCTGGCCATCGCGCACATCTCCCCCGAGAAGGGCCGGGCGACCATCGTCAACATCCCCCGGGACTCGGTGGTCGACATGCCGGCCTGCGAGCCGACCGACGACAAGCCCGGCCAGGACGCGCACACCGCGATGATCGGCGAGGCGATGAACAACGGCGGCGTCCAGTGCCTGTGGGGCACCGTCGAGCAGCTCACCAACGTGCACATCGACCACTTCGTCAGCGTCGACTTCGTCGGCTTCAAGGAGATGGTCGACGCGCTCGGCGGGGTCACCATGTGCATCCCCGAGCCGATCCAGGACGAGAAGGCCGGCCACCTGAACCTGGAGGCCGGCGAGCAGACCCTGGACGGCGAGGAGGCGCTGGGCTACGTCCGGTCCCGCAAGGGGCAGGGCGACGGCAGCGACCTGTCCCGGATCGACCGGCAGCAGGACTTCATGGGCGCCATGCTGCAAGAGGTGGTGAACGGCGACGTGCTGTCCAGCCCGGGCACCCTCAACTCCTTCCTCGGCTCGGTCGCGGACTCGCTGAGCACCGACGACGGCCTGACCGTCTCCACCATGGGCGACATCGCGGTCGCCATGCGCGAGGTCGACCTGGGCGACATCGAGTTCGTCACGGTGCCCAACGGCCCGCACCCGGCCGACCCGAACCGGGTCGCCTGGAGCGAGCCCAAGTCGACCCAGCTGTGGCAGTCGGTGGCCAGCGACGAGATCAGCGACGGCAAGGACGACGAGGGCGGCGGCAAGGGCAAGGGCGACAAGACGCCCAAGGTGGAGCCGTCCACCGTCTCGGTGGAGGTGCTCAACGGCACGGACACCCCGGGCCTGGCCGACGAGGTCTCCACCGGCCTGGCCGGGATGGGCTTCCTGCCCGCCGGCACCGGCAACCCGCTCGGCGAGGCCCCGGAGAAGAGCACGGTCTACCACCCGCCGGGCAAGGAGGCCGAGGCGAAGGCGGTCGCGTCCAAGCTGAACAGCGCGACCACCGAGGAGAACCCGGCGCTGACCGACACCCTGCAGCTGGTCGTCGCCTACGACTGGAACGGGTTCAAGAGCAGCGGCGGAGGCGGCGGAGCGGACGTCGAGGGCAAGAGCGCCGCCGACGCCAAGACCGCCTGCTGA
- a CDS encoding TIGR03089 family protein, which yields MSPDTPAALWRSAAAQDPSRPFVTAYDADTGGRVELSYATFDNWVAKTSGLIADGLGAVPGERVALALPVHWQSLVWLLACWSTGTVPVPATGPGEVPEADVAVVDAARVEAALDGPAREVVAASLHPLGAPLADCPPAALDYSDEVRAYPDAFSPRGAAGPGDPALELDGVRSGAELVAAAQETAKRWMLTSDDRVAIITSARDPLGALGSGLSALLAPLSRTVPLILSPSIDSTNLQSRLGMERATAIAGAPPGTPAKTGDIRVLS from the coding sequence TTGTCCCCGGACACTCCCGCGGCCCTGTGGCGGTCGGCCGCCGCCCAGGACCCCTCGCGCCCGTTCGTGACCGCCTACGACGCCGACACCGGCGGCCGGGTGGAGCTCTCCTACGCGACCTTCGACAACTGGGTGGCCAAGACCTCCGGGCTGATCGCCGACGGGCTGGGCGCGGTGCCCGGGGAGCGGGTGGCGCTGGCGCTGCCGGTGCACTGGCAGAGCCTGGTGTGGCTGCTCGCCTGCTGGTCGACCGGGACGGTGCCGGTGCCCGCCACCGGCCCCGGCGAGGTGCCCGAGGCCGACGTCGCGGTGGTCGACGCGGCCCGGGTGGAGGCCGCCCTGGACGGGCCGGCGCGCGAGGTGGTCGCGGCCTCTTTGCACCCCCTTGGCGCCCCGTTGGCGGACTGCCCGCCGGCCGCGCTGGACTACTCCGACGAGGTCCGCGCCTACCCGGACGCGTTCAGCCCGCGCGGCGCCGCCGGTCCGGGCGACCCGGCGCTGGAGCTGGACGGCGTCCGTTCCGGTGCCGAGCTGGTCGCCGCGGCCCAGGAAACGGCAAAGAGGTGGATGCTGACATCCGATGACCGTGTGGCTATCATCACCTCAGCGCGGGATCCCCTCGGAGCGCTGGGCAGCGGCCTCTCCGCACTCCTCGCCCCCCTCTCCCGCACGGTTCCGCTCATACTCTCCCCGAGTATCGATTCGACTAACCTGCAATCACGACTCGGTATGGAGCGCGCAACGGCGATCGCCGGCGCGCCGCCCGGCACCCCCGCGAAGACGGGCGACATCCGAGTCCTGTCCTGA
- a CDS encoding glycosyltransferase, translating into MQNVRAATYAATLAWRHLRDEPARSPLLLLRVLPAPARAGLRRAAARGGPLLRAYALADAGERDEAVRTVRGAAHRASPRSLARSAAFALAIRETGLADELIERLPEGGRRAALADRSALVAGRRVPDHRGYTLTVAPERRTRRDRPVNGQRSAEHARHAGLRVLHMVTNALPHTNAGYTQRTHRIALGQRAAGLDAQVATRAGYPLSAGKPDARPRLELDGVPYHRLLPWSAPSGWDGEVRAGVRLAGPLLDRIRPHLLHAASNHVNGRTAIELGRARGLPVVYEVRGFLEESWLSRDPSRSTADAYYRAERERETACMLDADLVVTLGEAMRADIVARGVPAEKVLVVPNAVDESFLEPLPDGGAVRGRLGIPADAFVVGTTTSCYGYEGLDTLVDAVALLRGQGVPAHALIVGDGPELPGLRRRAAEAGLDGAAHFPGRVPAGEVRAHHAALDVFAVPRRDERVSRLVTPLKPVEAMAGGLPVVASDLPALRELVRPGRTGELVGAGDAAALAERLAALAADPAARAALGGEAQARIGRDRTWTAAAHRYAAAYRGLLGGGGEWSVSSNPE; encoded by the coding sequence TTGCAGAACGTGAGAGCGGCGACCTACGCCGCCACCCTCGCCTGGCGCCACCTGCGGGACGAACCCGCGCGCTCCCCCCTGCTGCTGCTGCGGGTGCTGCCCGCCCCGGCCCGTGCGGGCCTGCGCCGCGCGGCGGCCCGGGGCGGCCCGCTGCTGCGGGCCTACGCGCTGGCCGACGCCGGTGAACGGGACGAGGCCGTGCGCACCGTGCGCGGTGCCGCCCATCGCGCCTCCCCCCGCTCGCTCGCCCGGTCGGCCGCGTTCGCCCTGGCGATCCGCGAGACCGGCCTGGCCGACGAGCTGATCGAGCGCCTGCCCGAGGGCGGCCGGCGCGCGGCGCTGGCCGACCGCTCGGCACTGGTCGCCGGGCGCAGGGTGCCCGACCACCGTGGATACACGCTCACCGTAGCCCCGGAGCGGAGAACGCGGCGCGACCGCCCGGTGAACGGTCAGCGATCAGCCGAGCACGCCCGGCATGCCGGCCTGCGCGTGCTGCACATGGTCACCAACGCGCTCCCGCACACCAACGCCGGCTACACCCAGCGCACCCACCGGATCGCGCTGGGCCAGCGGGCGGCGGGGCTGGACGCGCAGGTGGCGACCAGGGCGGGCTACCCGCTCAGCGCGGGGAAGCCGGACGCCCGGCCGCGCCTGGAGCTGGACGGCGTGCCCTACCACCGGCTGCTGCCCTGGTCGGCGCCGTCCGGCTGGGACGGCGAGGTGCGGGCGGGGGTGCGGCTGGCCGGCCCGCTGCTGGACCGGATCCGGCCGCACCTGCTGCACGCGGCCAGCAACCACGTCAACGGCCGCACCGCGATCGAGCTGGGGCGCGCCCGCGGCCTGCCGGTGGTCTACGAGGTCCGCGGCTTCCTGGAGGAGTCCTGGCTGTCCCGGGACCCCTCCCGGTCCACCGCGGACGCCTACTACCGGGCCGAGCGGGAGCGCGAGACGGCCTGCATGCTCGACGCGGACCTGGTGGTCACGCTGGGCGAGGCGATGCGCGCCGACATCGTGGCGCGCGGCGTGCCCGCGGAGAAGGTGCTGGTGGTGCCGAACGCGGTGGACGAGTCGTTCCTGGAGCCGCTGCCGGACGGCGGCGCGGTGCGCGGCCGGCTCGGCATCCCCGCCGACGCGTTCGTGGTCGGCACCACCACCAGCTGCTACGGCTACGAAGGGCTGGACACCCTGGTGGACGCGGTGGCGCTGCTGCGCGGGCAGGGCGTGCCGGCGCACGCGCTGATCGTCGGGGACGGCCCGGAGCTGCCCGGGCTGCGCCGGCGCGCCGCCGAGGCCGGGCTGGACGGTGCGGCGCACTTCCCCGGCCGGGTCCCGGCGGGCGAGGTCCGCGCGCACCACGCGGCGCTGGACGTGTTCGCGGTGCCCCGGCGCGACGAGCGGGTGAGCCGGCTGGTGACGCCGCTCAAGCCGGTGGAGGCGATGGCCGGCGGGCTGCCCGTGGTCGCCTCCGACCTGCCCGCGCTGCGCGAGCTGGTGCGGCCGGGGCGCACCGGGGAGCTGGTCGGCGCGGGCGACGCGGCGGCGCTGGCGGAGCGGCTCGCCGCGCTGGCCGCCGATCCCGCGGCGCGCGCCGCGCTCGGCGGCGAGGCGCAGGCCCGGATCGGGCGGGACCGGACCTGGACGGCGGCGGCGCACCGGTACGCGGCGGCCTATCGGGGGCTGCTCGGTGGCGGGGGTGAATGGAGTGTTTCGTCTAACCCCGAGTGA
- a CDS encoding glycosyltransferase family 4 protein: MNIIDGSAVWAQSMVQALAAAGCRVTLLLKAEVTTDRLVAPLEGVPGVEVRRPYEEGLLADLGPRGLTPDQAVGLLADLDGRDRYDLVVVRGRRLAVLAAQSEAFKGRLWTYLTDVPQSVPELTAGAVSELTDIAVASRFLLCQTEDLRCFLESAVPAAAGKSVLFPPVVVLPEDLPAPAGSGQDGAGGDGGRPLRLVYTGKFAPRWNTLEMTRLPEALAERGVAAELDAIGDKIHRDNPDWARRMSKALEGTQGVTWHGGKPRAEALRLSARADVGLSWRDPDLDASLELSTKVLEMGALGLPVVLNRTPAHEALLGEDYPLFAEPGAETEDVADVLTLAADPAVRAEAAERCRSASAAFTLERAAERLAGYLDLACPQGPAGTDPARPLKVVIAGHDLKFFTRLADHLTALPGLDVRLDEWESLRAHDQYRSKELAAWADVVICEWCGPNALFYAKHKRQGQRLLVRLHRFELYAEWPRKLDIEKVDAVICVSPYYASLTRELAGWPADKVVTLPNWVDVDQLDREKLPGAEFTLGMIGIAPSRKRLDRALEVLRELRRRDRRFTLAVKSKQPWDYWWIWNRPEEREYYERTYREIRRDPLLAEGVVFDPFGPDVAAWLRRIGFTVSTSDDESFHLAPAECAASGGIPAVLSWPGADTIYSHRWLHEDTAAMAEAIHGIVAEGRFDAVRGAARAEITENYALAKVCRMWTDLIVSGAVPEPVSLPERVAV, translated from the coding sequence ATGAACATCATCGACGGCTCCGCGGTCTGGGCGCAGTCCATGGTGCAGGCGCTGGCCGCGGCCGGCTGCCGGGTGACGCTGCTGCTCAAGGCGGAGGTCACCACCGACCGGCTGGTCGCCCCGCTGGAGGGGGTCCCCGGAGTCGAGGTGCGCCGCCCCTACGAGGAGGGGCTCCTGGCCGACCTGGGGCCGCGCGGCCTCACCCCGGACCAGGCGGTGGGCCTGCTGGCCGATCTGGACGGCCGGGACCGCTACGACCTGGTCGTGGTGCGCGGCCGCCGGCTGGCCGTGCTCGCCGCGCAGAGCGAGGCGTTCAAGGGCCGGCTGTGGACCTACCTCACCGACGTGCCGCAGAGCGTCCCCGAGCTGACCGCCGGCGCGGTCTCCGAGCTCACCGACATCGCGGTGGCCTCCCGCTTCCTGCTCTGCCAGACCGAGGACCTGCGCTGCTTCCTGGAGTCGGCGGTCCCGGCCGCGGCCGGCAAGAGCGTGCTGTTCCCGCCGGTGGTGGTACTCCCCGAGGACCTGCCGGCCCCGGCCGGATCCGGGCAGGACGGCGCCGGCGGGGACGGGGGCCGCCCGCTCCGCCTCGTCTACACCGGCAAGTTCGCGCCGCGCTGGAACACCCTGGAGATGACCCGGCTGCCCGAGGCGCTCGCCGAGCGCGGGGTCGCCGCCGAGCTGGACGCGATCGGCGACAAGATCCACCGGGACAACCCGGACTGGGCCCGCCGGATGTCCAAGGCGCTGGAGGGCACCCAGGGGGTGACCTGGCACGGCGGGAAGCCGCGGGCCGAGGCGCTGCGGCTGTCCGCCCGGGCCGACGTCGGGCTCTCCTGGCGCGACCCGGACCTGGACGCCAGCCTGGAGCTGTCCACCAAGGTGCTGGAGATGGGCGCGCTGGGGCTGCCGGTGGTGCTCAACCGCACCCCCGCGCACGAGGCGCTGCTCGGCGAGGACTACCCGCTGTTCGCCGAGCCCGGCGCGGAGACCGAGGACGTGGCCGACGTGCTGACGCTCGCCGCCGACCCCGCGGTGCGCGCCGAGGCCGCGGAGCGCTGCCGCTCCGCCTCGGCCGCGTTCACCCTGGAGCGGGCGGCCGAGCGGCTCGCCGGCTACCTGGACCTCGCCTGCCCGCAGGGCCCCGCCGGGACCGACCCGGCCCGCCCGCTCAAGGTGGTCATCGCCGGGCACGACCTCAAGTTCTTCACCCGGCTGGCCGACCACCTCACCGCGCTGCCCGGGCTGGACGTCCGGCTGGACGAGTGGGAGTCGCTGCGCGCCCACGACCAGTACCGCAGCAAGGAGCTGGCGGCCTGGGCGGACGTGGTGATCTGCGAGTGGTGCGGGCCGAACGCGCTATTCTACGCCAAGCACAAGCGGCAGGGCCAGCGGCTGCTGGTCCGGCTGCACCGGTTCGAGCTGTACGCGGAGTGGCCGCGCAAGCTGGACATCGAGAAGGTCGACGCGGTGATCTGCGTCAGCCCCTACTACGCCTCGCTCACCCGGGAGCTGGCCGGCTGGCCCGCGGACAAGGTGGTCACCCTGCCCAACTGGGTCGACGTCGACCAGCTGGACCGGGAGAAGCTGCCCGGCGCCGAGTTCACCCTGGGCATGATCGGCATCGCGCCGTCCCGCAAGCGCCTGGACCGGGCCCTGGAGGTGCTGCGCGAGCTGCGCCGCCGGGACCGCCGCTTCACCCTGGCGGTCAAGTCCAAGCAGCCCTGGGACTACTGGTGGATCTGGAACCGGCCGGAGGAGCGCGAGTACTACGAGCGCACCTACCGGGAGATCCGCCGGGACCCGCTGCTCGCCGAGGGCGTGGTGTTCGACCCGTTCGGCCCGGACGTCGCGGCGTGGCTGCGCCGGATCGGCTTCACCGTCTCCACCAGCGACGACGAGAGCTTCCACCTGGCCCCGGCGGAGTGCGCGGCCTCCGGCGGGATCCCGGCGGTGCTCTCCTGGCCCGGCGCGGACACCATCTACTCGCACCGCTGGCTGCACGAGGACACCGCGGCGATGGCCGAGGCGATCCACGGCATCGTCGCCGAGGGCCGGTTCGACGCGGTGCGCGGCGCGGCCCGCGCGGAGATCACCGAGAACTACGCGCTGGCCAAGGTCTGCCGGATGTGGACCGACCTGATCGTCAGCGGGGCGGTCCCCGAGCCGGTCTCGCTGCCCGAGCGGGTCGCGGTCTGA
- a CDS encoding nucleotide sugar dehydrogenase codes for MDVATPASDLAVIGLGYVGLPLAHEATRAGLTVTGLDLSEAVVDGLNAGRSHIDDLSDTDIERMREAGFAATTDASRLAGASTIVICVPTPLSAEGGPDLGAVTSAAASIAAHLTPGTLVVLESTTYPGTTEEVVRPILEESGLIAGADFHLAFSPERIDPGNPSFGVANTPKVVGGLTEECGRRAAAFYNRFVEQVVRARGTREAEMAKLLENTYRHVNIALVNEMAVFCQELGVDLWDSIACAATKPFGFQAFYPGPGVGGHCIPIDPNYLSYKVKTLGYPFRFVELAQEINARMPAYVAQRAQELLNDTGLALSRSRVLLLGVTYKAGIADQRESPARPVARKLAAKGADLTYHDPYVAEWSLNGTQVPRALDLEQALAEADLTILLTDHPDYRPKLLAEHARLLLDTRGVMRRLPPNSPDRAHSTTSPIEREGIEVL; via the coding sequence GTGGACGTCGCCACCCCAGCAAGCGATCTAGCCGTCATCGGTCTCGGATACGTCGGACTTCCGCTGGCGCACGAAGCCACCAGAGCCGGGCTCACCGTCACCGGGCTCGACCTGTCCGAGGCCGTGGTCGACGGCCTGAACGCCGGCCGGTCGCACATCGACGACCTGTCCGACACCGACATCGAGCGGATGCGCGAGGCGGGGTTCGCCGCGACCACCGACGCCTCCCGGCTGGCGGGCGCGAGCACCATCGTGATCTGCGTGCCCACCCCGCTGTCCGCGGAGGGCGGCCCCGACCTCGGCGCGGTCACCTCGGCGGCCGCCTCGATCGCGGCGCACCTGACCCCGGGCACCCTGGTGGTGCTGGAGTCCACCACCTACCCCGGCACCACCGAGGAGGTGGTCCGGCCCATCCTGGAGGAGTCCGGGCTGATCGCCGGAGCCGACTTCCACCTGGCCTTCTCCCCGGAGCGGATCGACCCGGGCAACCCCTCGTTCGGGGTGGCCAACACGCCCAAGGTGGTCGGCGGCCTCACCGAGGAGTGCGGGCGGCGCGCCGCCGCGTTCTACAACCGCTTCGTCGAGCAGGTGGTGCGGGCGCGCGGCACCCGCGAGGCGGAGATGGCCAAGCTGCTGGAGAACACCTACCGGCACGTCAACATCGCGCTGGTCAACGAGATGGCGGTGTTCTGCCAGGAGCTCGGCGTGGACCTGTGGGACTCCATCGCCTGCGCCGCCACCAAGCCGTTCGGCTTCCAGGCCTTCTACCCCGGCCCCGGGGTGGGCGGGCACTGCATCCCGATCGACCCGAACTACCTCTCCTACAAGGTGAAGACGCTGGGCTACCCGTTCCGCTTCGTGGAGCTGGCCCAGGAGATCAACGCCCGGATGCCCGCCTACGTGGCGCAGCGCGCCCAGGAGCTGCTCAACGACACCGGGCTGGCGCTCTCCCGCTCCCGGGTGCTGCTGCTCGGGGTCACCTACAAGGCCGGCATCGCCGACCAGCGCGAGTCGCCGGCCCGCCCGGTCGCCCGCAAGCTGGCCGCCAAGGGCGCCGACCTCACCTACCACGACCCCTACGTGGCGGAGTGGTCGCTCAACGGCACCCAGGTCCCCCGCGCCCTGGACCTGGAGCAGGCGCTGGCCGAGGCCGACCTCACCATCCTGCTCACCGACCACCCCGACTACCGGCCCAAGCTGCTGGCCGAGCACGCCCGGCTGCTGCTGGACACCCGCGGCGTGATGCGCCGGCTGCCCCCGAACTCCCCGGACCGGGCGCACAGCACCACCTCCCCGATCGAGCGCGAGGGCATCGAGGTCCTCTAG
- the wecB gene encoding non-hydrolyzing UDP-N-acetylglucosamine 2-epimerase yields MHIVGARPNFVKAAPVVAALERRGAEQSVLHTGQHYDDRMSAVFFRDLGLPRPDADLGVGSGTHAEQTAALMVGLEKEFTERRPGTVVVYGDVNSTVAAALVAAKLGVPVAHVEAGLRSFDMTMPEEVNRRVTDQLSDLCFATSPEAVGHLAAEGVPVGRVHLVGNPMIDTLLANLDRFDTGALRERTGLPESYVAATLHRPANVDRPETVARLVAAVHEVADGIDVVMPVHPRGRAAFAAAGLGDHPRVHLLEPLGYIDFVALVRGGSAVVTDSGGVQEETTILGVPCLTLRPNTERPVTITHGTNRLVSEAELPELPGLVAKAAAEAPAERAVPPLWDGRAGERIASVLCGEVGDH; encoded by the coding sequence CTGCACATCGTCGGCGCGCGGCCGAACTTCGTGAAGGCGGCGCCCGTGGTGGCGGCGCTGGAGCGGCGCGGCGCCGAGCAGAGCGTGCTGCACACCGGTCAGCACTACGACGACCGGATGTCCGCGGTGTTCTTCCGCGACCTGGGCCTGCCCCGCCCCGACGCCGACCTGGGCGTGGGCTCCGGGACGCACGCCGAGCAGACCGCGGCGCTCATGGTCGGCCTGGAGAAGGAGTTCACCGAGCGCCGCCCCGGCACGGTGGTGGTCTACGGCGACGTGAACTCCACCGTGGCCGCCGCGCTGGTCGCCGCCAAGCTGGGCGTGCCGGTCGCGCACGTGGAGGCCGGGCTGCGCTCCTTCGACATGACCATGCCCGAAGAGGTCAACCGTCGCGTCACCGACCAGCTCTCCGACCTCTGCTTCGCCACCAGCCCCGAGGCCGTCGGCCACCTGGCCGCCGAGGGCGTCCCGGTCGGCCGGGTGCACCTGGTCGGCAACCCGATGATCGACACGCTCCTGGCCAACCTGGACCGGTTCGACACCGGCGCGCTGCGCGAGCGGACCGGCCTGCCCGAGTCCTACGTGGCCGCCACCCTGCACCGGCCGGCCAACGTCGACCGGCCGGAGACGGTGGCCCGCCTGGTCGCCGCGGTGCACGAGGTCGCCGACGGCATCGACGTGGTGATGCCGGTGCACCCGCGCGGCCGGGCCGCCTTCGCAGCGGCCGGCCTGGGCGACCACCCCCGGGTGCACCTGCTGGAGCCGCTGGGCTACATCGACTTCGTGGCCCTGGTCCGCGGCGGCAGCGCGGTGGTCACCGACTCGGGCGGCGTCCAGGAGGAGACGACTATCCTCGGGGTGCCCTGTCTGACCCTGCGCCCCAACACGGAGCGGCCGGTGACCATCACGCACGGCACCAACCGCCTCGTCTCCGAGGCGGAGCTGCCCGAACTGCCGGGCCTGGTCGCCAAGGCCGCCGCGGAGGCCCCCGCCGAGCGGGCGGTGCCACCGCTGTGGGACGGCCGGGCCGGAGAGCGGATCGCCTCCGTGCTCTGCGGCGAGGTGGGAGACCATTGA